One Paraburkholderia caballeronis genomic window, GCGCGGGCCGCCCGCGAAAATGGCAATCCCTGCTCCCGTTGCGGCGGCTCCTTTGTTACCATGGCAGGACCTCACGTCCCTCGTTCAGCCATGCCCCCGACCGCCGTCGCGCCGCAGGAAGACTCCGTCGTATCCACGTTGAAAGGCTTCACCGTGAATCCGGACGAGTCGTACCGGCCGCAGATCCATCGCTTCCTGCGCGACGCGATCGTGCGCGGCGTGCTGAAGCCGAATACCGGATTGTCGGAAGCGGCGATCGCGGACGCGACGCAGATCAGCCGCACGCCGGTGCGCGAGGCGCTCGCGCAACTCGCGGACGAGCAACTGGTGAATATCTACCGCAAGGTCGGCACGATCGTCGCGCCGATCCCGGTGTCGCTGCTGGAAGAAGGGCGCTTCGCGCGCAGCACGCTCGAATGCGCGAACCACGTGCAGCTTGTGCAGACGATCACGCCGGAGCAACTGGCGGAGTTCGGGCAGATCGTCGAAGGCCAGCGCAACGCGGTCGCGGCGGGCGACGTCGGGCTCTTTTTCGAACTGGACGAGCGGATGCACCGCCGGCTGTTCGAATTCGCGGGCCGCGCGCATGTGTGGGAGATGCTTCAGCCGATGAAACGGCAGTTCGACCGCGTGCGCTGGCTGCTGCTGGATCGCGTCGAGGATCATGCGCAGCGCGCGCTGCGCGAGCACGAGCAGATTCTCGCGCAGATGGCGTCGCGCAATGTCGCGCAACTGGGGGCGGCGGTGGCGAGCCACATCGACCGGGTCGGCTCGCATCTGCCCGAGGTCCGCGCGCGCGTGCCCGAATACTTCAGCGACTGAACTCAATGCGCGCAGCGGTTCTCGCTGCGCGTTTTCCTTTTTCGT contains:
- a CDS encoding GntR family transcriptional regulator is translated as MPPTAVAPQEDSVVSTLKGFTVNPDESYRPQIHRFLRDAIVRGVLKPNTGLSEAAIADATQISRTPVREALAQLADEQLVNIYRKVGTIVAPIPVSLLEEGRFARSTLECANHVQLVQTITPEQLAEFGQIVEGQRNAVAAGDVGLFFELDERMHRRLFEFAGRAHVWEMLQPMKRQFDRVRWLLLDRVEDHAQRALREHEQILAQMASRNVAQLGAAVASHIDRVGSHLPEVRARVPEYFSD